One Candidatus Nitrotoga arctica genomic window, GCAAGCAGATAGGGGCGACAGACTGTTCGCTAATCCACGCAATGCCGCGGCAGGTTCGTTGCGCCAGCTTAATTCGCGGATTACATCCAGTCGTCACCTGAGTTTTTTAGCCTATGGAGCAGGCGCGGTCGAAGGATTTATGTTGCCTGAGACGCATGCCGAGCAGTTGGAATATTTGCAAAAGTTGTCAGTGCCGGTGCCCCAGGAACGCCGTGTAGTGCACGGGCTTGAAGGGTTACTTGCCTATTATCGCGAAATTGGTGAACTGCGCCGCAAGCTGCCCTACGAAATTGACGGCGTAGTATATAAAGTCAACAACATCTCCCAACAAATCAAATTGGGTTATGTGTCGCGTGCACCGCGCTTTGCTCTTGCGCACAAATTTCCGGCAGAGGAGGCATTGACCACCGTCCTGGACATTGAGGTGCAAGTGGGCCGCACTGGCGCATTGACTCCAGTAGCGCGCCTGGCACCAGTATTTGTCGGTGGGGTAACGGTAACCAATGCCACGCTGCACAATGAAGAAGAATTGCGTCGCAAGGATATCCGCATCGGCGATACGGTAAGCGTCCGACGTGCTGGCGACGTCATTCCAGAAGTAGCACGTATCCTTCTTGAACGGCGTCCTGCGAATGCGCGTGAATTCAACATGCCGCGGACCTGTCCAGTATGCGGCGCACACGTTACCAAACAGCCGGACGAGGCAATATGGCGCTGCAGTGGCGGGCTGTTTTGTCCGGCACAACGTAAACAGGCACTGCTGCATTTCGCCAGCCGTCGTGCACTGGATATCGAGGGACTTGGCGAGAAGCTGGTTGACCAACTGGTGGAGCAGCAACTGGTGCTTACGCCTGCCGATTTATATAATCTATATAAACTGAATTTGCAGACACTGGCCCAACTGGAGCGTATGGGTGAGAAGTCCGCCCAAAATTTGCTGGATGCAATAGAACACAGTAAGCAAACCACACTCGCTCGTTTCATCTACGCGCTTGGTATCCGTAATGTGGGCGAGGCGACTGCGAAAGAACTGGCGCGTCATTTTGCTACGCTGGATAATTTCATGACGGCCGACGAAACACGCCTGCAACTTGTACCGGATATCGGGCCTATCGTTGCGCAAAGTATTTCAACGTTTTTTGCTGAGCCGCATAATATTGAGGTGATCACCCAATTACGCGCTGCGGGCGTGCAGTGGCCGGAGCAGGCCGAAAAGGCAGTACAGGTATTACCTTTGAACGCTAAAATTTTTGTTTTAACCGGTACGCTTGCCAGCATGAGTCGCGACGAGGCAAAATTGAGACTGGAAACGCTCGGCGCGCGCGTGACGGGTAGCGTGTCGCAGAAAACTGATTATGTGGTGGCTGGCGCTGAGGCGGGTACCAAGCTCGGCAAAGCACAGCAATTAAATATTGCTGTACTGGATGAACAACAATTTTTGCAACTATTAAGCACCAACGAAATCTCATCAGCCTCTGGCTAAATCGTAATTGTTTGTTTGAAAATCTTTAACCGGAAAGTTATGGGGAAATATTATGACTAAAATTACTAAAGCTGTATTTCCGGTAGCTGGATTGGGCAGCCGTTTTCTGCCTGCCACCAAGGCCAGTCCCAAGGAAATGATGCCGGTAGTCGACAAACCGTTAATCCAATATGCGGTGGAAGAGGCTGTAGCAGCGGGTATTACTGACATGGTGTTCATTACTGGTCGCAACAAACGCGCTATTGAGGACCATTTCGACACGGCTTATGAGATTGAAGCTGAACTTTTCGCGCGCGGCAAGAGCGAGCTGTTACGCGCAGTTCAGGAAGTGATTCCCAAGCATGTGAATTGCATCTACATCCGCCAGTCAGAAACGCTTGGGCTCGGTCATGCAGTCCTGTGTGCGCAGCCGGTGGTACACAATGAACCGTTTGCGGTGATTTTGGCCGATGACTTGATCGCTGGGGAAATATCAGTCATTAAACAGATGACGGACGTATACCAGCGCTATCAATGTTCCGTGCTCGGCGTGGAGGACGTGCCACCTTCACAGACAGGGCAGTATGGAATAGTCAGCAGTAGCAATGTGGAACAGAATGTGGAGCAGGTACATGCCATCGTTGAAAAGCCCAGCCCGTCAGATGCGCCTTCCACACTGGCGGTAGTGGGGCGCTATGTGTTGACGCCGCGTATTTTTCATCACCTGGCGCAGTTGCAGGCGGGTGCGGGCGGCGAAATTCAGCTGACCGATGGTATTTCAGCGCTGATTAAGGAAGAAAAAGTGCTGGCATACCGGTTTAACGGTATTCGTTACGATTGCGGCTCCAAGCTTGGCTATCTCAAGGCAACGGTGGCATTCGGCCTTAAGCATCCAGAGCTGGGTGAAGAATTTGCTGCTTATCTGGCAACGATCAAGTAATGCTCTCAAATCAGCAGGCGAGCGATATCCTGAATCAAGCCGAGTTAATTATTTCAGCTGAAGAAGTGCAGGCGGCAGTAATGAATGTCGCACAGGAAATAAATACTGTATTGGCTGACATGCATCCACTATTGCTATCCGTGATGGGCGGTGCGGTGGTGTTTACCGGGCAGTTACTGCCGCTGCTTACTTTTCCGCTCGATTTTGATTATGTGCATGTATCGCGCTATGGCAGTAACCAGCAGGGCGGCACCTTACACTGGAAAGTCGAACCGCGCGAAAATGTAACCGGCCGCGTGGTATTAGTAGTGGATGACATTCTTGACGCGGGCGAAACATTAGCCGCGGTCAAACAGCGTGTGCTGAATTTGGGTGCCGCCAAGTTTTACAGTGCGGTATTTGCTGACAAACGGATCGGAAAGGCTAAACCGATACGTGCCGATTTTGTCGGGGTAGAATTGCCTGACCGCTTTGTATTCGGCTTCGGCATGGACATACATGGCGCGTGGCGTAATCTCCCTGCGGTTTACGCAACAAGGGGGAAATAGGTCCATTTATATTAAAGTAATACATTCTATTTATAATATTATGTATTGATTAAATATAATAATTATTATTTATACTACCTGAATTAAATGCAGGTAATTCGGGAATTAGTGAGTCCTAGATTTTCCAAAAGGTAATAACAAATGTTAGCGATTATTGGTGGCACGGGGCTGACGCAACTGACCAACCTGGAAATATCACATCGACAGGTAATGCGTACACCCTATGGTGAGCCTTCCGGAGCAATTACGTTTGGCCGCTTGCGCCAGCATGAGGTAATGTTTATTGCTCGTCATGGCTACGGCCATACGATCCCGCCGCATGAGGTAAATTATCGTGCCAATCTCTGGGCGTTAAAAGAACAAGGAGCGCAACGCATCATTTCTGTCGCGGCAGTTGGGGGTATCCGTGCTGACCTGTTGCCCGGTGTTATTGTGTTGCCAGATCAGATTATTGATTACACCTATGGGCGCGAGTTCACCTACTTTGATGGGCGCGATTGCTCGGTAACGCATATTGATTTTACCCAGCCTTATAGTCAGGAACTACGTCAACAAATTCTGGATGCTGGCAGATGTGCCGACATTCCTTGTCTGGATGGCGGAGTATATGCCGCTACGCAGGGGCCGCGTCTGGATACGGCAGCGGAAATCAATCGCTTGGAGCGCGACGGAGCTGATATGGTGGGTATGACTGGTATGCCTGAAGCTGGCTTGGCCAAAGAGCTCGGTTTAAATTACGCCGCGATCGCGGTGGTAGTGAATCATGCTGCCGGTCGCGGTAGCAGTCGCAATGGCGTGCATTTGGAAACCATCAGTGCAGTGGCACAACCTGCCATGGCGCGTGTGCGCAGCATCCTCGAATGTGTGGTGGATTCTGATGTCGATTAGGGAAGTATTGCGTATGGGCGATGCGCGCCTGTTGCGTTGCGCGGAGGAAGTCGTTGTTTTCGATACGCCAGAGCTGCACGCCTTGCTGGTCGACATGCGCGACACCATGCAAGCGCTGAACGGCGCGGGGCTGGCAGCACCGCAGATAGGTGTGAATTTACGTGTCGTGATCTTCGGTGTGCAGTTCAACCCACGCTATCCCGATGCCGAAATAGTGCCAGAAACGGTATTGATCAACCCCATTATCACTCCGCTAACAAAATCAGGTAATCCCTCAGGTAATTCATTAAGTACAGTAGATTCGCATGTGGGATCAACATTGAATCCGGATAAGATGGAGGGATGGGAAGGCTGCTTGAGCGTACCGGGATTGCGTGGACTGGTACCGCGTTTTCAATCCATCCATTACCACGGACGGGATGAATATGGCGTATTAATAGACCGTGCGGTAAACGATTTTCATGCTCGCGTGGTACAGCATGAGTGCGATCATCTGGACGGAATTCTGTATCCCATGCGTATCCGCGACCTAAGCCAGTTTGGCTTTACCGATGTGCTGTATCCTGATCAGCATCTGGTAGACGAGTAGGGAAAGTGGGAAATGTGAAATTGAACAATAGGCTTTAAGCTATTTTAGATAGATTACGTCATCTTCGCTGGCTGCACCCAGCAGTCGAATTCTTCTTCCGTAACATAGCCTAGCACTAATGCCGTCTGTTTTAGCGTGTCGCCATCCCGGTGTGCTTGCTTGGCGATTTCGGCGGCCCGATCGTAGCCGATATGCGGGGTCAAGGCGGTTACCAGCATTAGCGAACGTTCCAGCAATTCCGCAATACGCTCGTGGTTGGCCTGGATCCCGTAAACGCAGTGTTCCTCGAAGCTTGCCATTCCGTCAGCAAGGAGACGCACGCTTTGTTGGAAATTGTGAGCGATGAGCGGCTTGAAAACATTGAGTTCGAAATTCCCCGAAGCGCCACCTATATTGATTGCAACGTCATTGCCAAAGACTTGGCAACACAGCATGGTGAGTGCTTCGCACTGTGTGGGATTAACCTTGCCAGGCATGATCGAGCTGCCCGGTTCGTTCTCAGGAATACTGATTTCTCCAAGACCCGAGCGTGGTCCAGAAGCCATCCAGCGGATATCGTTGGCAACTTTCATGAGGGCGGCAGCGAGTGTTTTGAGCATGCCATGTGCAGCTACTAGTGCGTCATGTGCGGCCAGAGCGGCAAATTTGTTGGCAGCACTTTTGAACGGCAATCGGGTGCTAAGGGCCAACTCCGCAGCAACGCGCTCACCGAATTCGACGTGTGTGTTAAGCCCGGTACCCACTGCAGTACCCCCGACCGCAAGTTCGCAAAGCGAGGGCAGGGTAGCTTTAATCATGGATTCTGCATTATCCATCTGCGCCACATAAGCAGAAAATTCCTGTCCAAGCGTTAGCGGAGTCGCATCTTGTAAGTGCGTGCGTCCAATCTTGACGATGTCGTTAAAGTTACGGGATTTCTCCTCCAATGTCGAGCGTAGTTTGCTTAGCGCAGGAAGCAGGGCTTGAGTAATGCTGAGGCTGGCAGCCACGTGCATTGCAGTGGGGAAAATGTCATTAGATGATTGACCGAGATTCACGTCATCATTGGGATGTACCAACCGGTCTTTGCCCCATTTTCCACCGAGCAGTTCAGAAGCACGGTTCGCGAGCACCTCGTTCAGGTTCATATTGGTCTGGGTACCCGAACCCGTCTGCCAAACAGAAAGTGGAAACTCTTGCGTATGCTGACCGGCCAGTATTTCATCCGCCGCCTGCACAATAGCATCCGCCTTGGTAGCGCTTAACAGATTTAAATCGCGATTGACCAGCGCGCAAGCGCGCTTGACCAAAGCAAGTGCAAGGATGAGTTCCTTAGGCATGCGCTCAGAGGAAATGTGGAAATGTTCAAGCGAACGTTGTGTTTGCGCGCCCCAAAGGCGGTCTGCTGCAACCTCTATGGGGCCGAATGTGTCGTGCTCAATTCTAGTTTGAGTCATGCAATACGGCTTCTATTTGGTAATAATATAAGCCTGCTGAATGCCAAAGCCGCCGCCAGAAAAGTCTTTTTCTATATCATAAAAAATGCGATTAATTGGGTTGAAGCCTGGGTATGCCGCCGGGTCTGTTACCAACTCTCTTAAAAATCTTGATCCCAGGTAATAAATTGATGAAAATTCATTAATCTCAAACGTCAAACCCTTTTGAGTGAGAAATTCTTCTAATACAGCTTTTTTAAAGAATCGATTTGAATCATGCTCGATCAATGGGGGCATATCCTTAAGTTGCCTCAATGCATTAAGCAATGTAAATGGCTCTAAAAAAGGCTCGGAAAAAATCACCTTGCCGCCTGGTTTCACGACCCGTATACATTCATTGATAGCAATTTGTTGCTCTTCCCAAGTAGCCATAAGCGTAACCACTCGTGTGGCATAAGCTACATCAAAAGTATCATCTGAAAATTGTAAGGAATTAATGTCACCTACTTCAAATTTTACGATATCTCCTACCCACTGAGCTTTTTTCAGGCTATTGGCCTGTTTAATCATGTTCTCAGCAAAATCAACGCCTGTAATCGAACCAACATCTTTGTGCCGTTCCAATTGTTGGAACGCGGAATATCCATTAGCACAACCTACATCAAGAACATGATCCCCACTTGAAATATGTTCTCCTATAGCATCGATTTCAAGTTCAATCATAAAGTTATCGCTCCAAGATGCTAGATGTGAGCCTTTATGGGTTTTAGCCTGATTTTCCCAATAGTCTTTCGCAACATCCTTTTCAATCTTTTCCACGCTATCTCCTTATAGACTAAGTACTTTAAGTACTATTGCCTGCTTAATAATTTATGTTGCATTGCGCAAAAAATTTATTTCGTGCAATACGTACCAACTTGTCCTACACCATCTATTGGCTTTACTTATGTAAAGTGAGGGCAGTATTCTAAACAATTCAAAAAATAATTGCCAAACAATGCGCTAACTTGCGCATTGTTAAATTTGACTATTGTCACTGCTGATGAAGTTCAAACCAAGTAAACTTCACATCTGATTGATTACGGAAGAAGTAATGCTTCTAGAGATTTCCTTATGCAGATGGAGTGAGCACGGTCGATACGGCCAGTGGCAGCATATCGGGGTAGTCTTTGCTGTAATGTAATCCACGGCTTTCGTGCCGAGACAATGCGCTTTGTACGATAAGATCGGCCGTTAACACCAAATTACGTAATTCGAGCAAATCAGCTGTAACATGAAAATTGGCGTAATATTCGTTTATTTCCTCATGCAATAATCGGATGCGATGCTGTGCGCGTTGCAATCTTTTAGTGGTGCGCACAATTCCGACATAGTCCCACATGAATTGGCGTAATTCTGCCCAGTTGTGCGAGATAATAATTTCTTCATCGGCATCGGTCACGCGGCTCTCATCCCACTGCGGCAGTGGAATTAACTGACTTTGCGGCGTGGCCAGTATGTCACGCGCAGCAGCCTCGGCAAATACCATACATTCCAGCAGTGAATTGCTCGCCAGGCGATTGGCCCCGTGCAGGCCGGTGTGAGCGGTTTCGCCCACAGCATAAAGATTGGCGACATCGGTGCGTCCATGCAGATCAGTAACGATGCCACCGCAGGTATAGTGCGCTGCCGGCACCACTGGTATGGGCTGGCGCGCGATATCAATACCCAGTGACAGGCAGCGCGCGTAGATGGTAGGAAAATGCGCTTGCAGAAACTCTACCGATTTATGTGAGATATCAAGATATACGCAATCTAAACCACGCTTTTTCATTTCGAAATCGATGGCACGCGCGACGATGTCGCGCGGCGCGAGTTCGGCACGCTCATCATGAGCAGGCATGAATCGTGTGCCGTCGGGCAGTTTCAGGATGCCACCCTCGCCACGAACCGCCTCAGAAATTAGGAAAGACTTGGCGTGCGGATGATATAAGCAGGTCGGATGAAATTGAATGAATTCCATGTTAGCCACCCGGCAACCGGCACGCCAACCCATGGCAATGCCGTCGCCAGTGGCAGTGTCTGGATTGGTGGTGTAAAGATATACCTTGCCAGCACCGCCGGTGGCCAGAATTGTGTCATGAGCAGCGATGGTGCTGACTTCGTCGCTCAGGCTGTTGAGTGCGTAAGCGCCATAGCAATGATTATGTGTGTGGCCAAGTTTATTGCCAGTAATCAGATCGATGGCAATGTAATGTTCCAACAGCGTGATATTGGGATGTGCCAGAACTTTTGAGGCGAGAGTTTCCTGTACGGCATGGCCAGTGGCATCGGCGGCGTGGATGATACGTCGATGACTGTGACCGCCTTCGCGTGTCAGGTGATAGCCGGTATCAGTATTGGCATCACGTGTGAACGGCACACCTTGCCCAATTAGCCAGTCGATTGCCGGCTTGGCGTGTTCGATAACATAGCGCGCTGTAGCTGGGTCACAGAGACCAGCACCAGCAGTCAAAGTATCTTGTATGTGCTCGGCTAGAGAATCTTCTTGCGACAACACGGCTG contains:
- the ligA gene encoding NAD-dependent DNA ligase LigA; protein product: MSESVPQRIAHLRGEIERHNYQYHTLDAPLVTDAEFDAMFRELQILEIQYPSLATPDSPTQRVGAVPLLSFAKVVHRSPMLSLNNAFNEDEVRAFDVRTRETLGVAEVEYSVEPKFDGLAVTLTYRDGIFVQGATRGDGEVGEDVTHNLRTVRNLPLRLDSGRLTKPIPFIEIRGEVLMFKVDFIALNRQQADRGDRLFANPRNAAAGSLRQLNSRITSSRHLSFLAYGAGAVEGFMLPETHAEQLEYLQKLSVPVPQERRVVHGLEGLLAYYREIGELRRKLPYEIDGVVYKVNNISQQIKLGYVSRAPRFALAHKFPAEEALTTVLDIEVQVGRTGALTPVARLAPVFVGGVTVTNATLHNEEELRRKDIRIGDTVSVRRAGDVIPEVARILLERRPANAREFNMPRTCPVCGAHVTKQPDEAIWRCSGGLFCPAQRKQALLHFASRRALDIEGLGEKLVDQLVEQQLVLTPADLYNLYKLNLQTLAQLERMGEKSAQNLLDAIEHSKQTTLARFIYALGIRNVGEATAKELARHFATLDNFMTADETRLQLVPDIGPIVAQSISTFFAEPHNIEVITQLRAAGVQWPEQAEKAVQVLPLNAKIFVLTGTLASMSRDEAKLRLETLGARVTGSVSQKTDYVVAGAEAGTKLGKAQQLNIAVLDEQQFLQLLSTNEISSASG
- the galU gene encoding UTP--glucose-1-phosphate uridylyltransferase GalU is translated as MTKITKAVFPVAGLGSRFLPATKASPKEMMPVVDKPLIQYAVEEAVAAGITDMVFITGRNKRAIEDHFDTAYEIEAELFARGKSELLRAVQEVIPKHVNCIYIRQSETLGLGHAVLCAQPVVHNEPFAVILADDLIAGEISVIKQMTDVYQRYQCSVLGVEDVPPSQTGQYGIVSSSNVEQNVEQVHAIVEKPSPSDAPSTLAVVGRYVLTPRIFHHLAQLQAGAGGEIQLTDGISALIKEEKVLAYRFNGIRYDCGSKLGYLKATVAFGLKHPELGEEFAAYLATIK
- a CDS encoding hypoxanthine-guanine phosphoribosyltransferase — its product is MLSNQQASDILNQAELIISAEEVQAAVMNVAQEINTVLADMHPLLLSVMGGAVVFTGQLLPLLTFPLDFDYVHVSRYGSNQQGGTLHWKVEPRENVTGRVVLVVDDILDAGETLAAVKQRVLNLGAAKFYSAVFADKRIGKAKPIRADFVGVELPDRFVFGFGMDIHGAWRNLPAVYATRGK
- a CDS encoding S-methyl-5'-thioinosine phosphorylase, giving the protein MLAIIGGTGLTQLTNLEISHRQVMRTPYGEPSGAITFGRLRQHEVMFIARHGYGHTIPPHEVNYRANLWALKEQGAQRIISVAAVGGIRADLLPGVIVLPDQIIDYTYGREFTYFDGRDCSVTHIDFTQPYSQELRQQILDAGRCADIPCLDGGVYAATQGPRLDTAAEINRLERDGADMVGMTGMPEAGLAKELGLNYAAIAVVVNHAAGRGSSRNGVHLETISAVAQPAMARVRSILECVVDSDVD
- a CDS encoding peptide deformylase; protein product: MSIREVLRMGDARLLRCAEEVVVFDTPELHALLVDMRDTMQALNGAGLAAPQIGVNLRVVIFGVQFNPRYPDAEIVPETVLINPIITPLTKSGNPSGNSLSTVDSHVGSTLNPDKMEGWEGCLSVPGLRGLVPRFQSIHYHGRDEYGVLIDRAVNDFHARVVQHECDHLDGILYPMRIRDLSQFGFTDVLYPDQHLVDE
- the fumC gene encoding class II fumarate hydratase → MTQTRIEHDTFGPIEVAADRLWGAQTQRSLEHFHISSERMPKELILALALVKRACALVNRDLNLLSATKADAIVQAADEILAGQHTQEFPLSVWQTGSGTQTNMNLNEVLANRASELLGGKWGKDRLVHPNDDVNLGQSSNDIFPTAMHVAASLSITQALLPALSKLRSTLEEKSRNFNDIVKIGRTHLQDATPLTLGQEFSAYVAQMDNAESMIKATLPSLCELAVGGTAVGTGLNTHVEFGERVAAELALSTRLPFKSAANKFAALAAHDALVAAHGMLKTLAAALMKVANDIRWMASGPRSGLGEISIPENEPGSSIMPGKVNPTQCEALTMLCCQVFGNDVAINIGGASGNFELNVFKPLIAHNFQQSVRLLADGMASFEEHCVYGIQANHERIAELLERSLMLVTALTPHIGYDRAAEIAKQAHRDGDTLKQTALVLGYVTEEEFDCWVQPAKMT
- a CDS encoding class I SAM-dependent methyltransferase, encoding MEKIEKDVAKDYWENQAKTHKGSHLASWSDNFMIELEIDAIGEHISSGDHVLDVGCANGYSAFQQLERHKDVGSITGVDFAENMIKQANSLKKAQWVGDIVKFEVGDINSLQFSDDTFDVAYATRVVTLMATWEEQQIAINECIRVVKPGGKVIFSEPFLEPFTLLNALRQLKDMPPLIEHDSNRFFKKAVLEEFLTQKGLTFEINEFSSIYYLGSRFLRELVTDPAAYPGFNPINRIFYDIEKDFSGGGFGIQQAYIITK
- the nadB gene encoding L-aspartate oxidase encodes the protein MLQFDILIIGSGLAGLSLALKLADKRKIAIITKKSLLEGASVWAQGGIAAVLSQEDSLAEHIQDTLTAGAGLCDPATARYVIEHAKPAIDWLIGQGVPFTRDANTDTGYHLTREGGHSHRRIIHAADATGHAVQETLASKVLAHPNITLLEHYIAIDLITGNKLGHTHNHCYGAYALNSLSDEVSTIAAHDTILATGGAGKVYLYTTNPDTATGDGIAMGWRAGCRVANMEFIQFHPTCLYHPHAKSFLISEAVRGEGGILKLPDGTRFMPAHDERAELAPRDIVARAIDFEMKKRGLDCVYLDISHKSVEFLQAHFPTIYARCLSLGIDIARQPIPVVPAAHYTCGGIVTDLHGRTDVANLYAVGETAHTGLHGANRLASNSLLECMVFAEAAARDILATPQSQLIPLPQWDESRVTDADEEIIISHNWAELRQFMWDYVGIVRTTKRLQRAQHRIRLLHEEINEYYANFHVTADLLELRNLVLTADLIVQSALSRHESRGLHYSKDYPDMLPLAVSTVLTPSA